In Acaryochloris sp. CCMEE 5410, the following proteins share a genomic window:
- a CDS encoding DNA sulfur modification protein DndB — MVEAAGTQLPLLVDPVDLKHVANWPGPIALDSGAYRAFKSKSLINIEQYLAAAFSRPFDFVVAPDVIGNPEQSYQNWLKVKDLSLNILPAWEWGSDQSYLHHYLDHAPVVGIGGLVPVMRMKNSGSERKIKDQMLAELKQMCLQYPARFHIFGMNWLWAIESLNSLVFSGDSSKWLDGARYGHLIFTNSRTGHLSQAPAKALPESQSMDRQDRCISNIQAIANFTQAEEPQNMATSSQTKTTPSAKEKASSKKETTPCYQFPAVSGIQSGQPYYTTMIPIKLLPKFFVLETETMPAEMRAQRQLNSSRARKLSAYVLAGDYTLSSVVVTVELEKKDAKAFQFDPVQGELGMLNVPMSSRFLIADGQHRIHGLKLALEENPEIGEESISCVVFLHSDLDRAQQIFHDLNFYASKPNKSITSLYNHKSESAEIARLVMVGVPIFRQYTDTEKTSCSKKSLKVFTFNAIEEASHILSERLTGTPKQKAKLICAFFKLITEEITEWSSLIKKSTTSSEIRQDFICCHAIALIAIARAGATCIHLKNWRESIQSLALGQVNWTKTNPDWENLIIFGGRIHKNQTTAGEFAQYLLQRGVPCEEVIQASMKDWLSQHFHGYTKADIENQLGAKADILSVLETFLEEKPIQADDPTLKSAWFNARTQFLKVRGIFLLESIQKGGK, encoded by the coding sequence ATGGTTGAGGCCGCAGGTACGCAACTCCCACTCTTAGTCGATCCCGTAGACTTGAAGCACGTTGCTAATTGGCCTGGTCCCATAGCTCTAGATTCAGGCGCATATCGAGCGTTTAAGTCTAAGTCACTGATCAATATCGAGCAGTACTTAGCAGCCGCGTTCAGCCGCCCCTTTGATTTTGTTGTAGCACCCGACGTGATCGGAAACCCAGAGCAGAGCTATCAGAATTGGCTGAAAGTTAAGGATCTGTCCTTAAATATCCTGCCTGCTTGGGAATGGGGTAGTGATCAGTCCTATCTCCATCACTACTTAGATCATGCCCCAGTTGTCGGTATCGGCGGCCTGGTGCCGGTGATGCGAATGAAGAATTCCGGGTCAGAGCGAAAAATCAAGGATCAGATGCTGGCGGAGCTAAAACAGATGTGCCTTCAGTATCCTGCTCGGTTTCATATCTTCGGCATGAACTGGCTTTGGGCCATTGAAAGTCTCAATAGCCTAGTTTTTAGCGGAGATAGCTCTAAGTGGCTGGATGGCGCACGTTATGGTCATCTAATTTTTACAAATTCTCGAACAGGCCATCTTTCTCAAGCGCCAGCAAAAGCCTTGCCTGAATCTCAAAGCATGGATCGGCAAGACCGCTGCATTTCAAATATTCAAGCAATCGCTAATTTTACTCAAGCAGAGGAGCCCCAAAATATGGCTACATCATCTCAAACCAAAACGACTCCATCCGCAAAGGAAAAAGCCTCCTCAAAAAAAGAAACAACCCCCTGTTACCAATTCCCCGCTGTATCTGGAATTCAAAGTGGCCAGCCCTATTACACAACAATGATTCCGATCAAGCTGCTTCCCAAGTTTTTCGTCTTGGAGACGGAGACAATGCCCGCCGAAATGAGGGCTCAACGCCAACTCAATTCATCCCGAGCTAGAAAACTATCTGCCTACGTTCTGGCTGGTGATTACACCCTATCCAGCGTTGTTGTTACGGTCGAGCTTGAAAAAAAGGATGCTAAAGCCTTCCAATTTGACCCGGTACAGGGCGAACTCGGCATGTTGAATGTGCCGATGTCATCTAGGTTTCTGATTGCAGATGGCCAGCATCGCATCCACGGACTAAAACTTGCACTAGAAGAGAACCCAGAGATCGGTGAAGAATCGATAAGCTGTGTTGTTTTTCTCCACTCGGATTTAGACCGAGCCCAGCAAATTTTCCACGATCTAAATTTTTACGCGAGTAAGCCCAACAAGTCGATCACCAGCCTTTACAACCATAAATCCGAATCTGCTGAGATTGCCCGGTTAGTCATGGTCGGTGTTCCTATCTTCAGGCAGTACACAGACACGGAAAAAACTAGTTGCTCAAAGAAATCCCTCAAAGTCTTTACCTTCAATGCCATTGAGGAAGCCTCGCACATTCTCTCTGAAAGACTAACTGGCACACCGAAACAAAAGGCTAAGCTCATTTGTGCCTTCTTCAAACTCATTACTGAAGAAATCACTGAATGGTCAAGCCTAATCAAAAAATCGACTACATCGTCTGAAATCCGCCAGGACTTCATCTGTTGCCATGCGATTGCCCTGATCGCGATCGCACGGGCAGGAGCTACTTGCATTCACCTTAAAAACTGGAGAGAATCAATTCAGTCTCTAGCCCTTGGCCAGGTGAACTGGACAAAAACTAATCCCGATTGGGAGAACCTAATTATCTTCGGAGGCAGGATTCATAAGAATCAAACTACTGCTGGCGAATTCGCTCAATACTTGCTCCAACGTGGTGTTCCTTGCGAGGAAGTGATCCAAGCCTCCATGAAAGATTGGCTTTCACAGCACTTCCATGGATATACCAAAGCTGATATTGAAAATCAGCTAGGTGCAAAAGCAGATATTCTGAGCGTGCTGGAGACCTTCCTTGAGGAAAAGCCCATCCAGGCCGACGATCCAACACTTAAATCTGCCTGGTTCAACGCTCGAACACAGTTCCTGAAAGTGCGAGGGATCTTTCTACTCGAATCAATACAGAAAGGTGGTAAGTAA
- a CDS encoding DUF5895 domain-containing protein, with amino-acid sequence MMTQPNPTDEFSGEEFGAGKTFTPYLQVIHHKEANDSGFFLAEDNAQAVNFKPNPDWLPYTASLGADTIPGYRSLSARIVVVRRTPLLMFSRSEKTFLGVFDTNTYNAQKASILLKSRYLIYLISKDKKLLHTEPLQFTTKGSLSGSFGQSYSEFRQAMESAYGRKRGDRFFALCVFPVQLQPVLKGREQQSYVCTVEKFGKPTAENWKGFFLGYSEVKDKLLQDFDTYADFVNVD; translated from the coding sequence ATGATGACCCAACCAAACCCCACTGATGAATTCAGCGGAGAGGAATTTGGAGCTGGTAAAACCTTTACTCCGTATCTTCAAGTCATTCACCATAAAGAGGCGAACGATTCAGGCTTCTTTCTGGCCGAAGACAACGCCCAGGCCGTCAACTTTAAGCCTAATCCAGATTGGTTGCCCTACACAGCTAGTCTAGGCGCGGATACCATACCAGGATACCGATCACTAAGCGCCCGAATCGTGGTTGTCCGACGCACCCCATTATTGATGTTCAGTCGGAGTGAGAAAACATTCTTAGGTGTATTTGACACAAATACCTATAACGCTCAAAAAGCCTCCATCCTGTTAAAAAGTAGATACCTCATCTACCTCATCTCAAAGGACAAAAAACTTCTTCATACCGAGCCACTGCAATTTACGACTAAAGGCTCATTGTCTGGTTCCTTTGGTCAATCCTATTCCGAATTCAGACAAGCCATGGAATCAGCCTATGGTCGAAAACGAGGCGATCGCTTCTTTGCTCTATGCGTCTTTCCGGTTCAACTACAGCCGGTGCTGAAAGGCAGAGAACAGCAGTCCTACGTTTGTACCGTAGAGAAATTCGGAAAACCCACCGCTGAAAATTGGAAAGGATTTTTCCTGGGCTATTCAGAAGTCAAGGATAAATTACTCCAAGACTTCGACACCTATGCTGATTTCGTAAACGTAGATTGA
- a CDS encoding RRXRR domain-containing protein, translated as MPTKPSRARRMVRDGVAVGKWNDAGLYYIQLTKPPSDKQRQPIHLGCDPGKSYTGIAVQSAKFTLYTAHLVLPFQRVKERLGAAVIKGGKAIKNVRGRALQRRVRRGRRINRSVLFQFRAHRQKRFNNRRQPKLAPSIKASRHMEIRVISELAKIFPLTSIAYEVVKADVDLTSGRKGARSGKGFSPVMAAQYWAMKQLESIAPVVRRYGWQSDGNGTSQVRKHLGLIKIKDKKAQTPEAHAVDGIALAASQFTRYQATHIDAMDWTGAVEVTPAPFKVITRPGYFRRALHFDNPSTGGIRKRKGGTVTPFGYRAGDKVQVATKGQILTGWVGGFTDTEKSKKVSVYDVNWKRLGQYGLKQISMIRRSNKLCVS; from the coding sequence ATGCCGACTAAGCCTAGTCGTGCTAGGCGCATGGTGCGTGATGGTGTAGCTGTGGGCAAGTGGAACGATGCTGGACTTTATTACATTCAGCTCACCAAACCGCCGTCTGACAAACAGAGGCAGCCGATTCATTTAGGCTGTGACCCTGGCAAATCCTATACAGGGATTGCTGTGCAGTCAGCTAAGTTCACGCTCTATACCGCCCACCTTGTTTTACCGTTTCAGCGGGTCAAAGAGCGCTTAGGTGCAGCCGTCATCAAAGGTGGCAAAGCCATCAAAAACGTCAGGGGTAGAGCGCTGCAACGTCGGGTTAGGCGAGGCAGGCGCATCAACCGCAGTGTTTTGTTTCAGTTCAGGGCACACCGTCAAAAGCGGTTCAACAATCGCCGCCAGCCAAAACTAGCGCCATCCATCAAAGCATCCCGGCACATGGAAATTAGAGTCATTTCAGAGCTGGCTAAAATCTTCCCGCTCACTAGCATTGCCTACGAAGTGGTCAAAGCTGATGTAGATTTGACCAGTGGCCGCAAGGGTGCGCGTTCTGGTAAAGGTTTCTCTCCGGTCATGGCAGCTCAATACTGGGCTATGAAACAGCTAGAGTCTATCGCTCCAGTTGTTAGGCGCTACGGCTGGCAGTCTGACGGTAATGGCACCTCTCAGGTTCGGAAACATTTGGGCCTGATTAAGATTAAAGACAAGAAAGCGCAGACGCCAGAGGCCCATGCTGTCGATGGCATTGCGCTAGCAGCCAGCCAGTTCACGCGATATCAAGCGACTCACATTGATGCGATGGACTGGACGGGGGCTGTAGAAGTAACCCCAGCACCGTTCAAGGTCATCACTCGACCTGGGTATTTCAGACGGGCACTGCACTTCGACAATCCAAGCACAGGAGGCATTCGGAAGCGTAAGGGTGGAACGGTTACCCCATTTGGCTACCGAGCTGGCGACAAGGTACAGGTTGCCACTAAAGGCCAGATTTTAACGGGCTGGGTTGGTGGTTTCACAGATACCGAAAAGTCGAAGAAAGTCTCTGTTTATGACGTGAACTGGAAGCGTCTAGGGCAATACGGACTCAAACAAATATCAATGATTCGGAGGTCTAACAAACTATGCGTATCCTAG
- a CDS encoding type II toxin-antitoxin system VapC family toxin translates to MKIEYLIDTNIFILLFNNRLTEPIPNGSLGYSVITEIELLSFPQLDKAEEQLIRSHLAALQRIPLDTEIAQKTITLRRQHRLKTPDAIIVASAMAMKATLITNDQQLKNLNVVATLGLEYS, encoded by the coding sequence ATGAAAATCGAGTACCTGATTGATACGAATATCTTCATCTTGCTTTTCAATAATCGTTTAACAGAACCAATCCCAAATGGATCGTTGGGATATTCAGTAATTACAGAGATAGAACTCTTATCATTTCCCCAACTGGACAAAGCTGAAGAACAGCTCATTCGCAGTCACTTAGCCGCTTTGCAGCGCATCCCTCTAGATACTGAAATAGCTCAGAAGACAATTACACTTCGCCGCCAACACCGACTGAAAACCCCTGATGCAATAATTGTCGCCAGTGCTATGGCAATGAAAGCAACATTGATTACCAATGATCAACAACTGAAGAATTTGAATGTTGTAGCCACGCTAGGACTTGAGTATTCGTGA
- a CDS encoding serine/threonine-protein kinase: MKEAIQQTIKDYTIIRSLAQGGFGVTFLAEDSNQKRLVIKQLRPIAQNDLESSLTYFIKECDRLKAVGHHDRIPTFIEYFEEGGQHHIVQQYIPGQNLLEEARGRDRYSETEVIDLLLDCLETLDFIHSKNLIHRDIKPANLIRRQIDSKICLVDFGAAKAVSETILAKTSHTLIGSVSYSAPEQMIGHATYASDLYALGATCLFLLTGQEPTDLYSIAEDQWCWQETYQTSPEFAEVLNKLIHRATSKRYTTAKEARNDVADVCDRIRKREKNEARAHQIQTLRRHQLVRTTRKVALRVAAVAALGVGIWQVTPVITSNIEKLPTIITTEDQPPIIIENDEPKPEVNPFEFEGDSKSIEELVKSKMIAAGYPAMIVEPIPFMLGAVKFVVLASGIFSLGFTYISFSRGERLDTSRLVTSGLLMIFVLIGPHLLIALL; encoded by the coding sequence ATGAAGGAAGCTATACAGCAAACTATTAAGGATTACACCATTATTCGATCTCTAGCACAAGGAGGATTTGGTGTAACATTCCTAGCTGAAGACAGTAACCAGAAACGACTAGTCATCAAACAACTAAGGCCAATCGCCCAAAATGACCTAGAGTCATCACTAACCTACTTCATAAAGGAATGCGATCGCTTAAAAGCTGTCGGACATCATGATCGAATCCCTACGTTTATTGAGTATTTTGAGGAGGGTGGCCAGCACCATATCGTCCAGCAGTATATTCCTGGTCAAAACTTGCTGGAAGAAGCCAGGGGCCGAGATAGGTATTCTGAAACTGAAGTCATTGACCTATTGCTTGATTGCCTCGAAACCCTCGATTTCATCCACAGCAAAAATTTAATTCACCGGGATATCAAACCAGCAAATCTGATCCGACGACAAATTGACAGCAAAATTTGTTTAGTCGATTTTGGCGCTGCTAAGGCGGTATCGGAAACAATATTAGCTAAAACATCCCATACCTTAATCGGGAGTGTCTCCTATAGTGCCCCCGAGCAGATGATCGGTCACGCTACTTATGCCTCTGATTTATACGCCCTCGGTGCTACCTGCTTATTCTTACTAACTGGCCAAGAGCCCACGGATTTGTATAGCATCGCTGAGGATCAGTGGTGCTGGCAAGAGACCTATCAAACCTCACCCGAGTTTGCTGAAGTTTTAAATAAGTTAATCCATCGAGCAACCAGTAAGCGCTATACGACTGCCAAGGAAGCGCGGAATGATGTGGCTGATGTTTGCGATCGCATTCGGAAACGGGAAAAAAATGAAGCTCGTGCCCATCAAATACAAACGCTTCGCCGCCATCAACTGGTACGCACTACCCGTAAAGTTGCCTTGAGAGTAGCCGCTGTAGCCGCTCTTGGGGTGGGAATCTGGCAAGTAACACCAGTGATTACTTCTAACATCGAAAAGCTTCCCACTATTATCACCACAGAGGATCAGCCCCCCATCATCATCGAAAACGATGAGCCAAAGCCCGAAGTCAACCCCTTTGAATTTGAAGGAGATTCTAAAAGTATTGAAGAATTAGTAAAGTCAAAAATGATTGCTGCTGGTTATCCAGCAATGATTGTAGAGCCTATCCCCTTTATGCTCGGTGCAGTAAAATTTGTTGTTCTAGCAAGCGGTATATTCTCACTAGGTTTCACGTATATTTCTTTCTCAAGGGGAGAGCGATTAGACACTTCCCGATTAGTCACTTCTGGCTTGCTGATGATTTTCGTACTCATTGGCCCACATCTTTTAATCGCTCTGTTGTAG
- a CDS encoding protelomerase family protein, with the protein MKDTEEDRETASQWVVWMRKQWSGHGLTTLNQQKNPMTEVRRALKDQLSPDHIIFDYMQFTENQWIEINLQAAPTPIVYGDPLIKDPDTIVHRATQLLNSRQWADSLAGLTAVTGRRCAELLKTATFAYQSPVSIWLTGATKAKQKEPLSFELPTLAPAQQVLDIISKVRKLVDTTGMNNRQINAQYEADVVTACDRTFWDLLDHERVEGNIYNHLSRTVYARIATLWYAPPQILDIDFMAAIQGHTIILGTNDLEDKKALAEKRHYFDYQIGTQQGQIDSRQGIRLSDPDVSFLENFQGEDELAPKIEDTPVPNPVMSQPSASSIRVYKKDRQRLMKILEAYGIEGTRPEQMSAFISEAEQKLKQTQLLEKGVKAFIKSLKALETPEEIRDLVLKEIAKFEDYPDFFGTYRNEIQDAVRSCNLPLVDGKTALRSQNVKEGVTYEQRKHFALLFLDNPDMTLQAPESLVAPNNGTPTPSATTTDQKLDIITDTLTQLCQLMLQQQQQSVQQQPNVVGQTIPLSQPPAPAKKRGRGRLDPEEADAKIHRAIDAIMAFNDTANRPQEEMWRIGISSLKRLTSSSQSVIQRVCKKRKKDIDAHHEKHNLGKYHNLPHGHAGIMIDDVIAWE; encoded by the coding sequence TTGAAAGATACTGAAGAAGACCGGGAAACAGCCTCGCAATGGGTAGTTTGGATGAGGAAACAGTGGTCAGGTCACGGACTAACCACCTTGAATCAACAAAAGAACCCAATGACAGAGGTTCGGAGGGCACTTAAGGATCAATTATCACCAGACCACATCATTTTTGATTACATGCAATTTACTGAGAATCAGTGGATTGAGATTAACCTTCAAGCAGCTCCTACACCCATTGTCTATGGCGACCCGTTGATTAAAGACCCTGACACCATTGTCCACAGAGCGACCCAACTCCTAAATAGCCGTCAATGGGCTGATAGCCTAGCTGGCCTGACCGCAGTTACGGGGCGACGTTGCGCCGAGCTACTGAAAACAGCTACATTTGCCTATCAATCTCCGGTTAGTATTTGGCTCACTGGAGCAACCAAAGCCAAGCAAAAGGAACCTCTTTCTTTTGAGCTACCCACCCTTGCTCCCGCTCAACAGGTATTAGACATAATCTCCAAGGTCCGTAAGTTGGTGGATACAACGGGAATGAATAACCGGCAGATCAATGCTCAGTATGAAGCCGATGTGGTTACGGCCTGCGATCGCACCTTCTGGGATCTTCTTGATCACGAGCGTGTAGAAGGAAATATCTACAACCATCTTTCCCGCACTGTTTACGCCCGGATAGCTACTCTTTGGTACGCACCCCCACAAATCCTGGATATTGACTTCATGGCAGCAATCCAAGGCCACACCATTATCCTGGGAACCAATGACCTAGAGGATAAAAAAGCCCTCGCAGAAAAGCGACATTATTTTGATTACCAGATCGGAACTCAACAAGGTCAAATAGATTCACGGCAAGGTATTCGTCTGAGTGACCCAGACGTGAGTTTTCTAGAGAATTTCCAAGGCGAGGATGAACTTGCACCTAAAATAGAAGACACACCTGTACCTAATCCAGTCATGAGTCAACCATCTGCTAGCTCAATTCGGGTATACAAGAAAGACCGGCAACGCTTGATGAAAATTCTGGAAGCGTATGGCATAGAGGGGACACGCCCTGAGCAAATGTCGGCGTTTATTTCCGAGGCAGAACAGAAACTCAAACAAACCCAGCTTCTTGAAAAGGGTGTTAAAGCGTTCATCAAGTCACTCAAAGCCCTGGAGACTCCTGAAGAGATTCGTGACCTCGTACTGAAAGAGATTGCCAAGTTTGAAGATTACCCCGATTTCTTCGGAACTTATCGCAACGAGATTCAAGACGCAGTGAGATCGTGCAACTTACCACTCGTGGATGGTAAGACAGCTTTGCGATCGCAAAATGTCAAGGAAGGCGTCACCTATGAACAGCGAAAGCACTTCGCCTTATTATTTTTAGACAATCCAGATATGACACTTCAAGCACCTGAATCACTCGTAGCACCAAACAACGGCACACCAACCCCTTCAGCTACCACCACCGATCAAAAGCTGGATATCATCACCGATACGCTTACTCAGTTATGCCAGCTTATGCTTCAGCAGCAACAGCAATCGGTGCAGCAGCAACCCAACGTTGTTGGACAGACTATTCCTCTTTCACAACCTCCAGCCCCGGCGAAGAAGAGAGGGAGAGGCCGCTTAGATCCAGAAGAGGCAGATGCCAAGATTCACCGTGCTATCGATGCAATTATGGCTTTCAATGACACTGCCAACCGACCTCAAGAAGAGATGTGGCGAATAGGAATTTCTTCACTTAAAAGACTTACGAGTTCGTCTCAGAGCGTCATTCAGAGGGTTTGCAAGAAGAGGAAAAAAGATATTGATGCCCATCATGAGAAGCACAATCTAGGAAAGTACCATAATCTACCCCATGGACATGCAGGGATTATGATCGATGATGTTATTGCCTGGGAGTGA